In the genome of Gloeotrichia echinulata CP02, one region contains:
- a CDS encoding anacyclamide/piricyclamide family prenylated cyclic peptide: MKKRNLRPQQAAPVARETTATSDQQGQVTPQWRHNTSDSPFAGDGAE, encoded by the coding sequence ATGAAAAAGAGAAACTTGCGCCCCCAACAAGCTGCACCTGTAGCAAGAGAAACCACAGCCACCTCTGACCAACAGGGTCAGGTGACACCCCAATGGCGGCACAACACGAGCGACAGTCCTTTTGCGGGTGACGGGGCGGAGTAG
- a CDS encoding anacyclamide/piricyclamide family prenylated cyclic peptide: protein MKKRNLRPQQAAPVARETTATSDQQGQVTPLFGSWEWQNGNEFAPFAGDGAE from the coding sequence ATGAAAAAGAGAAACTTGCGCCCCCAACAAGCTGCACCTGTAGCAAGAGAAACCACAGCCACCTCTGACCAACAGGGTCAAGTGACACCCCTTTTTGGCTCATGGGAATGGCAAAATGGAAATGAATTTGCTCCTTTTGCGGGTGACGGGGCGGAGTAG
- a CDS encoding anacyclamide/piricyclamide family prenylated cyclic peptide has translation MKKRNLRPQQAAPVARETTATSFQQAQVTACTYCVLATRECTPFAGDGAE, from the coding sequence ATGAAAAAGAGAAACTTGCGCCCCCAACAAGCTGCACCTGTAGCAAGAGAAACCACAGCCACCTCTTTCCAACAGGCTCAGGTGACAGCCTGCACATATTGTGTATTGGCGACGAGAGAATGTACTCCATTTGCAGGAGACGGGGCGGAGTAG
- a CDS encoding PatA/PatG family cyanobactin maturation protease, with protein MHKITQILGLQKLWAETQGDSSICIAVLDGLVDQNHPCFAGADLTRLPTLVQGEANNYSSMSAHGTHIASIIFGQPDSPVAGIAPQCRGLIIPVFNNEGRKLSQLDLSRAIEQAVNAGAHIINVSAGQLTDNGESEIWLDKAVQLCKDNNVLIVAAAGNDGCECLHVPAALANVLAVGAMDNEGNPIDFSNWGENYQNQGILAPGDNILGAKPGGGTQRLSGTSFATPIVAGVAALLLSLQAQKGAKPDPHQVRTALLSTAIPCVPNDTNNQGRCLVGKLNISDALTYILGETMSEELASVEAAGCGCGDTEPNTAELAISETTETPEIIAAASTATATIPSFPSFPQQPTPRPTVMPNRAANYITASQAPSDLAQANLVYALGTLGYDFGSEARRDSFKQLMPGIEIEGTSVPANPYDARQIVDYLGDNLSEAKSLIWTLNLELTPIYAIEPGGAFARDVYSILQELLSGQIQAEDSNDYVERVSIPGVLSGRSVKLFSGQVVPVIEVHNTRGLYGWKVNTLVNAAIRTVQAQATEAQEDAIRRTLGSFLSRIYYDLRNLGTTSQDRALNFASTNAFQAASTFAEAVATGMELDSITVEKSPFCRLDSDCWDVKLKFFDPENSRRAKKLFRFTIDVSDIIPVTLGEVRTWSTPY; from the coding sequence ATGCACAAAATTACACAAATACTAGGACTACAAAAACTATGGGCAGAAACTCAAGGTGATTCCAGCATTTGCATTGCCGTACTTGATGGGTTAGTTGACCAAAATCACCCCTGTTTTGCAGGTGCTGATTTAACCCGACTTCCCACCCTGGTGCAAGGTGAAGCTAACAATTATAGCTCCATGTCTGCTCACGGCACCCATATTGCTAGTATTATTTTTGGTCAACCTGATTCCCCTGTTGCAGGTATTGCGCCCCAATGTCGGGGATTAATCATTCCAGTGTTTAACAATGAAGGGCGCAAGCTTTCCCAACTAGATTTATCCCGTGCTATTGAACAAGCGGTGAATGCAGGGGCGCACATTATCAATGTCAGCGCTGGACAACTCACCGATAATGGTGAATCAGAAATTTGGCTAGATAAGGCTGTCCAACTGTGCAAAGACAACAATGTTTTAATTGTCGCCGCTGCGGGTAACGATGGTTGCGAATGCTTGCACGTTCCCGCCGCCTTAGCTAATGTTTTGGCGGTGGGTGCAATGGATAACGAGGGAAACCCCATAGACTTTAGTAACTGGGGCGAAAATTACCAAAATCAAGGCATTCTTGCCCCTGGTGACAACATTTTAGGCGCAAAACCGGGAGGGGGAACACAACGCCTCAGTGGTACTAGCTTTGCTACTCCCATTGTCGCCGGAGTTGCCGCTTTGCTGTTGAGTTTGCAAGCTCAAAAGGGCGCAAAACCAGACCCCCATCAAGTCAGAACAGCCTTGCTATCAACTGCCATACCTTGCGTACCAAATGATACTAATAATCAAGGTCGCTGTTTGGTTGGCAAGCTGAATATTTCTGATGCTTTAACATACATTTTAGGAGAAACCATGTCAGAGGAATTAGCATCCGTAGAAGCTGCTGGTTGTGGCTGTGGTGACACCGAACCCAACACCGCAGAATTAGCAATTAGTGAAACCACCGAAACTCCAGAAATAATTGCTGCAGCATCCACAGCCACTGCAACTATCCCATCATTCCCATCATTTCCCCAACAACCAACCCCCAGACCTACAGTTATGCCAAATCGTGCAGCAAATTACATCACCGCCAGCCAAGCACCAAGCGACCTAGCCCAAGCCAATTTAGTATATGCTTTGGGTACACTGGGTTATGATTTTGGTAGTGAAGCCAGACGGGACTCCTTTAAGCAATTAATGCCGGGAATTGAAATTGAGGGTACATCAGTTCCCGCTAACCCTTATGATGCCCGGCAGATAGTGGATTATTTAGGAGATAATCTTTCGGAAGCCAAGTCTTTAATCTGGACATTAAATTTAGAATTAACCCCCATTTATGCCATTGAACCAGGGGGCGCTTTTGCCAGAGATGTCTATTCTATTTTACAAGAATTACTATCTGGACAAATTCAAGCAGAAGATAGCAATGATTATGTAGAGAGAGTGAGTATTCCTGGTGTTTTATCTGGACGCAGCGTCAAATTATTTTCTGGTCAAGTCGTCCCGGTAATTGAGGTTCACAACACCAGGGGACTTTATGGCTGGAAGGTAAACACCTTGGTGAATGCAGCTATTCGCACCGTCCAAGCCCAAGCTACAGAAGCCCAAGAAGATGCTATTCGCCGCACTTTGGGTAGTTTCCTCAGCCGGATTTACTACGACTTACGCAATTTAGGCACAACTTCCCAAGATCGGGCGTTGAATTTCGCCTCTACCAATGCTTTTCAAGCTGCTTCCACCTTCGCCGAAGCCGTGGCTACAGGTATGGAATTGGATAGTATTACAGTGGAGAAAAGCCCCTTCTGTCGCCTAGATAGCGATTGTTGGGATGTGAAATTGAAATTCTTCGACCCAGAAAATAGCCGCCGCGCTAAGAAGTTATTCCGGTTTACAATTGATGTTAGCGATATTATTCCGGTGACTTTAGGCGAAGTGCGTACTTGGTCTACACCTTATTAA
- a CDS encoding cyanobactin biosynthesis system PatB/AcyB/McaB family protein has protein sequence MRLPKLSKPVKRPDIIYPHRAVDVIHGRVEDLVSIRMDLLHGANYNDPAAFQNRSYQQIKSSCRCI, from the coding sequence ATGAGATTACCTAAACTGTCAAAGCCGGTCAAAAGACCCGATATTATTTATCCCCATCGGGCTGTGGATGTGATTCACGGTAGAGTTGAAGATTTAGTCAGCATTCGCATGGATTTATTGCACGGTGCTAACTATAATGACCCGGCTGCATTTCAAAATCGCAGCTATCAGCAAATTAAGTCTTCTTGTAGATGTATTTAG
- a CDS encoding cyanobactin biosynthesis PatC/TenC/TruC family protein translates to MSKKEKATAQSNQAQEEKIEEIKSHLLATGLEDYGFWWQEIAKIKSQQTEQDKPFRRGRIWS, encoded by the coding sequence ATGAGCAAAAAAGAGAAAGCCACCGCACAATCTAACCAAGCCCAAGAGGAGAAAATAGAAGAGATTAAAAGCCATCTTTTGGCTACTGGTCTAGAAGATTATGGTTTTTGGTGGCAAGAAATTGCTAAAATAAAATCCCAACAAACTGAGCAAGACAAGCCTTTCCGTCGCGGTCGCATTTGGAGTTAA
- a CDS encoding DUF29 family protein, whose amino-acid sequence MIPAVGARQCRAPTRSYMCQRFSGIVSELNSIYKDALGFVNIKTQNTVTFPAECPYSLDQLLDMEWLRD is encoded by the coding sequence ATGATACCAGCTGTAGGGGCACGGCAATGCCGTGCCCCCACTCGCTCCTACATGTGTCAGCGTTTTAGTGGTATTGTATCAGAATTGAATTCTATCTATAAAGATGCGTTAGGATTTGTCAACATTAAAACTCAAAATACCGTGACTTTCCCCGCAGAATGTCCTTACTCACTTGACCAATTACTTGATATGGAATGGTTGCGAGATTAG
- a CDS encoding ATP-dependent helicase, whose amino-acid sequence MSPVSGARTEAIAHIRNGLRPGQQQMADWESGPLAVSAVPGAGKSTGMAAAAAIAIARQYQRSTQSRPTWRRQLVVVTFTRSAAANIKAKIRKYLRDDLSLPQTGFFVYTLHGLALNIASRHPDLSQLQLENVTLITANQSHRFIRTAVEQWIAKNPGHYLKLLEGSQFDGEETERLRRQSVLRTEVLPDLAMSVIHEAKSSGLSPENLREWSQQTTDAYGILTIAAGLYEQYQNLMRLREFIDYDDMILAALRVLDNNSARRIEQNQVFAVFEDEAQDSSPLQTKLLEILASDSPDGEISVDEQSPINLIRVGDPNQAINSTFTPADPIYFRQFCEECDRLQKLATMDQAGRSTRMIIAAANFALEWVNSFYGTRKPGDKQTIAPLPFRPQKIRPVDTDDPQKDANPAPVGGGLELYIPHDIHHTVELLSQRVVELFADDPSKVSAAVLVREHRQGRWLAEALAPVCKENQITLYDVGERDRRSHIPQEILALLQFCDRPHSPDYLKAALEVLVARQLIPTQDLNALASLPEEFLYPGPLASLQLETIQKASHLCRSLLRARLELPMYNIISFLALTLNYDQAELATADKLAERVNQQIAGNSSMGAMLAALSEIVSSERFEAVETEDLEARYTRTGQLTIITMHKAKGLDWDYVFLPFLHENLIPGRFWVPPQSQFLGDFTLSEVARAQIRAALHNQSIIPDVTQAWEQAKHLKTAEEYRLLYVAMTRAKRLLWMSAALKAPFTWNKPENLQEQAPCPVFKALKSQFPECVYS is encoded by the coding sequence ATGTCGCCTGTTTCTGGCGCCCGCACAGAGGCGATAGCACACATTCGTAATGGTTTACGTCCCGGACAACAGCAAATGGCTGACTGGGAATCAGGGCCATTGGCAGTTTCTGCTGTTCCTGGTGCTGGTAAATCTACAGGGATGGCGGCGGCTGCAGCAATTGCGATCGCCCGTCAATATCAGCGTTCTACCCAATCTCGCCCGACCTGGCGGCGTCAGCTGGTAGTTGTTACCTTTACACGCTCCGCTGCTGCTAATATCAAAGCCAAAATCCGTAAATATTTACGCGATGATTTATCTCTACCACAAACAGGCTTTTTTGTCTATACCCTGCATGGTCTAGCCTTGAACATCGCCAGTCGCCATCCAGACTTATCCCAATTGCAGTTAGAAAATGTCACATTAATCACGGCTAACCAAAGTCATCGCTTTATTAGAACTGCTGTAGAGCAATGGATTGCCAAGAATCCGGGACATTATTTAAAATTGCTAGAAGGTAGTCAATTTGACGGAGAAGAAACTGAAAGATTGCGTCGCCAATCAGTATTGCGAACAGAGGTATTGCCAGATTTGGCGATGAGTGTGATCCACGAAGCCAAAAGTTCTGGTTTATCGCCCGAAAACTTAAGAGAGTGGAGCCAACAAACCACAGACGCCTATGGAATTTTGACCATAGCGGCTGGATTGTATGAGCAATATCAAAACTTGATGCGATTGCGTGAGTTTATTGACTACGACGATATGATTTTAGCAGCCTTGCGCGTTCTTGACAACAATAGCGCTCGCCGCATCGAGCAAAACCAAGTTTTCGCCGTCTTTGAAGACGAAGCCCAAGATTCCAGTCCCCTACAGACGAAGTTATTAGAAATTTTGGCGAGTGATTCGCCAGATGGGGAGATCTCGGTTGATGAACAATCCCCAATCAACTTAATCCGAGTAGGCGACCCCAACCAGGCGATTAACTCCACCTTTACCCCAGCCGATCCGATTTATTTTCGGCAATTTTGCGAAGAGTGCGATCGCCTCCAAAAACTAGCGACAATGGATCAAGCTGGTCGCAGTACCCGAATGATTATCGCTGCTGCTAACTTTGCCCTAGAATGGGTCAATAGTTTCTATGGAACAAGGAAACCAGGAGACAAGCAGACAATCGCCCCCCTCCCCTTCCGTCCGCAAAAAATTCGCCCGGTTGACACAGACGACCCACAAAAAGACGCTAACCCAGCGCCAGTGGGAGGGGGATTAGAACTATATATTCCACATGATATTCATCACACAGTAGAATTGCTTTCTCAGCGAGTGGTAGAGTTATTTGCGGACGACCCAAGTAAAGTCAGTGCAGCAGTTTTGGTGCGAGAACATCGCCAAGGAAGATGGCTAGCAGAGGCGCTTGCACCTGTATGCAAAGAGAATCAAATTACACTTTATGACGTAGGAGAACGCGATCGCCGTTCTCATATTCCCCAAGAGATTTTAGCACTGTTGCAATTTTGCGATCGCCCCCATTCTCCAGATTATCTCAAAGCTGCCCTCGAAGTCTTAGTAGCGCGCCAGTTGATTCCCACCCAAGACCTCAACGCCCTGGCTAGTCTCCCTGAAGAGTTTTTGTATCCGGGGCCTTTAGCATCACTCCAATTAGAAACAATCCAAAAAGCCTCACACTTATGTCGTAGTTTACTCCGCGCTCGGTTGGAATTACCCATGTATAACATCATTTCCTTCCTCGCCTTGACGTTAAATTACGACCAAGCAGAACTAGCGACTGCAGACAAACTTGCAGAACGAGTCAACCAGCAAATAGCTGGTAATAGTTCAATGGGAGCAATGTTAGCAGCTTTAAGTGAAATTGTCAGTTCCGAACGGTTTGAAGCAGTAGAAACAGAAGATTTAGAGGCGCGTTACACCCGTACCGGTCAACTAACCATAATTACCATGCACAAAGCCAAAGGGCTAGATTGGGACTACGTTTTTCTGCCCTTTTTGCACGAAAACTTAATTCCCGGTCGGTTTTGGGTACCTCCCCAAAGCCAATTTTTAGGCGACTTTACCTTATCAGAAGTAGCTCGCGCCCAAATTCGGGCAGCCCTCCACAATCAATCTATCATACCAGATGTCACCCAAGCTTGGGAACAAGCAAAACACCTAAAAACTGCCGAAGAGTACCGCTTACTTTATGTTGCCATGACCAGGGCAAAGCGCCTATTGTGGATGTCTGCGGCGCTAAAGGCACCCTTTACTTGGAATAAACCGGAGAATTTACAAGAACAAGCGCCTTGTCCCGTGTTTAAAGCATTAAAGTCACAGTTTCCCGAATGTGTTTATTCGTAG
- a CDS encoding PAS domain S-box protein, with amino-acid sequence MSFAHTVKSQSVCIIDPNEADRSLYRQLLDQDHRYHYDIVEFDTAQAGLEYCLQQTPTLILLDFILPDANGLEFLEQLQNSNSTKKMPVIILTGQGDENIAVQLMKSGAQDYLVKGKLTREAFYRACNTVRERMQLMQQLEQQQEQQRLLGAIALRIRQSLSLEVVLKTAVDEVRKFLKADRVLVYQLHPDMSGNVVAESVLPGWTSCLNLYLQDICLIRNFSTGYDQKYRLAVANIHTAGLSQCYVQMLESFQVKAKMVVPIFSYTQQSEGLNADCLPWGLLIAHQCSSPRQWEQSEIELLDQLSVQMAIAIQQAELYQNLQTLNTQLEAKVEERTTELQASERKFRAIFEQNFQFISLLMPDGILVEVNQAPIDFVGAKRSDFIGKFFWETPTWNHFPQLKQRLQTAIAEARAGKLVRYEVNLPNLAGVVKTFDFSIKPIRDDHGNVIFLLAESRDITEGKQAAAALQKLNQQLELRVERRTSDLAQANSKLRQEIAQRQIIEATVLQLQQRLEFLIFSSPGAIYTSKISTNHETTFISGNVKTLFGYDAAEFTTNASFWLDRVHPEDKNWVLGEMTQLLERDRVNVEYRFLNKNRIYRWVFDQASLVRDEQGNPVEAIGYWLDISDRKQAELEIIQNRDLREAIFNESADAIFLVDPKSLLIIDCNQQAVELFEAVSKTELINTEGYRLQKYQFTPEEQQEIAQEMKRQGFWSREIEYVTLKGNLFWGNLAVKQISVALKAMNLVRVSDISDRKRSEEQIRRSLDEKETLLKEIHHRVKNNLQIISSLLRMQSRRPLDEATSILFQESQNRVQSMALIHEQLYQSPDLSQIDFQNYISKLTDNLFRSYGISQRVISLVIETNHINLPLDTAIPCGLIINELVSNSLKYAFRRGQKGKIIINLQLARDNTVALTVGDNGIGIPETLNWENSHTLGLRIVHNLTRQLKGKITLERDRGTTFHITFANTKKH; translated from the coding sequence GTGAGTTTTGCACATACAGTCAAAAGTCAAAGCGTTTGTATTATTGATCCCAATGAAGCGGACCGTAGTCTCTATCGTCAGTTACTAGACCAGGATCATCGCTATCACTATGACATCGTAGAATTTGATACTGCTCAAGCTGGACTGGAATATTGCCTACAGCAGACGCCCACTCTGATTCTGTTGGATTTTATTTTACCTGATGCTAATGGGTTGGAGTTCTTGGAACAATTACAAAACTCTAACAGTACAAAAAAGATGCCAGTCATTATTTTAACTGGTCAGGGAGATGAAAATATTGCCGTACAGTTGATGAAAAGTGGTGCCCAGGATTATCTGGTCAAAGGAAAACTGACTCGTGAAGCCTTCTATCGTGCTTGCAATACGGTGAGGGAGCGGATGCAATTGATGCAGCAGCTAGAGCAGCAGCAGGAGCAGCAAAGGTTACTTGGGGCGATCGCTCTGCGGATTCGTCAATCTTTGAGCCTGGAAGTAGTCCTGAAGACCGCTGTGGATGAAGTCCGAAAGTTTCTCAAGGCTGACCGGGTACTAGTCTACCAGTTGCATCCAGATATGAGTGGTAATGTTGTCGCGGAATCTGTGTTACCGGGATGGACAAGTTGTCTTAATCTCTATCTGCAAGATATCTGCTTGATCAGAAATTTCTCCACCGGCTATGACCAAAAATATCGGTTAGCGGTAGCGAATATCCATACAGCCGGATTATCTCAATGTTATGTGCAGATGCTAGAGAGCTTTCAGGTGAAAGCGAAGATGGTGGTGCCGATTTTTTCCTATACTCAGCAGTCTGAAGGGTTGAATGCTGATTGTCTCCCGTGGGGTTTACTGATTGCTCACCAGTGTTCATCGCCCCGTCAATGGGAGCAATCGGAAATTGAACTGTTAGATCAATTATCGGTGCAAATGGCGATCGCTATTCAACAGGCGGAACTCTACCAAAACTTGCAAACCCTTAATACTCAACTGGAGGCTAAAGTAGAGGAACGTACCACAGAACTACAGGCGAGTGAGCGCAAATTCCGTGCCATTTTTGAGCAGAATTTCCAGTTTATTAGTCTGCTGATGCCAGATGGTATCCTTGTGGAAGTCAACCAAGCACCTATAGATTTTGTCGGTGCCAAACGCAGTGATTTCATCGGTAAATTCTTTTGGGAAACCCCCACTTGGAATCATTTTCCACAGCTAAAGCAGCGGTTACAAACGGCGATTGCTGAGGCGCGAGCGGGTAAATTGGTGCGTTATGAAGTCAATCTACCAAATCTGGCTGGTGTTGTCAAAACTTTTGATTTTTCGATCAAACCGATTCGAGATGATCATGGTAATGTGATTTTTTTGCTTGCAGAATCACGAGATATTACTGAAGGCAAACAGGCGGCAGCAGCTTTACAAAAACTCAATCAACAGTTGGAATTACGAGTAGAACGGCGGACATCTGACCTAGCGCAAGCCAATAGTAAATTACGCCAAGAAATTGCCCAACGTCAGATTATAGAAGCCACAGTCCTGCAACTTCAGCAACGTCTAGAGTTTTTAATTTTTTCCAGTCCCGGCGCAATTTATACTAGTAAAATATCAACAAACCACGAAACCACTTTTATTAGTGGTAATGTCAAAACTTTATTTGGTTATGATGCAGCAGAATTCACGACCAACGCTAGCTTCTGGCTAGATCGCGTTCATCCTGAAGATAAAAATTGGGTGCTGGGTGAAATGACACAATTACTGGAAAGAGATCGGGTTAACGTAGAATATCGTTTCTTAAACAAGAATCGAATTTATCGCTGGGTATTTGATCAGGCTAGCCTGGTACGCGATGAACAGGGAAATCCTGTAGAGGCTATAGGTTATTGGTTAGATATCAGCGATCGCAAACAAGCTGAGTTAGAGATAATTCAAAATCGGGATTTACGAGAAGCGATTTTTAACGAATCCGCTGATGCGATTTTCCTGGTAGATCCCAAATCCCTGTTGATTATCGACTGTAATCAGCAAGCAGTAGAGTTGTTTGAAGCAGTCAGCAAAACCGAACTGATAAATACGGAGGGATACCGCCTGCAAAAATATCAGTTTACTCCCGAAGAACAACAAGAGATTGCACAAGAGATGAAAAGACAAGGGTTTTGGAGTCGAGAAATTGAATATGTCACCCTCAAAGGTAATTTATTCTGGGGTAACTTAGCAGTGAAACAGATTAGTGTCGCCCTTAAAGCCATGAATTTGGTACGGGTAAGCGATATCAGCGATCGCAAGCGGAGTGAGGAACAAATCAGGCGATCGCTGGATGAAAAAGAGACGCTACTCAAGGAAATTCACCATCGGGTCAAAAATAACTTGCAAATTATTTCCAGCTTACTAAGAATGCAGTCGCGACGACCCCTAGATGAAGCAACTTCGATTCTCTTCCAAGAGTCCCAAAATCGGGTTCAATCGATGGCTTTGATTCATGAACAACTTTACCAATCACCAGATCTTTCCCAAATTGATTTTCAAAACTACATCAGCAAGCTCACTGACAACCTCTTCCGGTCTTACGGTATCAGCCAACGAGTAATCTCTCTTGTGATTGAAACCAATCACATCAATCTTCCTCTAGACACAGCGATTCCCTGCGGACTGATCATCAATGAATTGGTTTCTAATTCCCTCAAGTACGCTTTTCGTCGGGGACAGAAGGGTAAAATAATTATTAATCTCCAGTTAGCTCGCGACAATACAGTTGCCTTGACCGTTGGCGATAATGGTATTGGCATTCCCGAAACCCTAAATTGGGAAAATAGCCACACCCTAGGCTTAAGAATTGTTCATAATTTAACCAGACAGCTTAAAGGAAAGATTACCCTAGAACGCGATCGCGGTACGACCTTTCACATTACCTTTGCCAATACAAAAAAACACTAA
- a CDS encoding ATP-binding protein — translation MKILIVEDEQLVADDLRETLEYLGYAVLALVATGEEAILQVESLQPDLVLMDICLEGQIDGIEASHQIQSRFHVPVVYLTANADKATLARVKGTQPFGYILKPFDEMILATTIDIALSRHQAEVAVKKALAAAQVDKQAAESQIQLKSHYLYMAAHEFRNPLTTIQLGAEILKHYSNQMSEEKKQQHIQRIESATENLNYLLEDILTLGKAEAGKLECHPTPIDVVSFCEELVESLQWSVTEQYTLKFAVDGDSGLAYLDEQLLWHLLNNLLTNAIKYSPLGGIVSLTLSWKDNTICFQIQDHGIGIPQPALDKLFEPFQRANNVGDIPGTGLGLAIVKQCVDLHGGKIEVNSVVGQGTTFVITLPTNI, via the coding sequence ATGAAAATCCTGATTGTTGAAGACGAACAGCTAGTTGCTGATGACCTCAGAGAAACTCTAGAATATTTAGGGTATGCTGTTCTCGCCCTGGTAGCAACCGGCGAAGAAGCCATTCTCCAGGTGGAGTCATTACAACCTGACCTAGTGTTAATGGATATTTGCCTAGAAGGTCAAATCGATGGTATTGAAGCTTCACATCAGATTCAGTCTCGCTTTCATGTCCCTGTGGTCTACCTGACAGCCAATGCTGACAAAGCTACCCTCGCAAGAGTCAAAGGAACTCAACCTTTTGGTTACATTTTAAAGCCCTTTGATGAAATGATTTTAGCCACTACCATTGATATTGCTCTATCTCGCCACCAAGCAGAAGTTGCGGTCAAAAAAGCCCTGGCTGCAGCCCAAGTAGATAAACAAGCCGCTGAATCTCAAATTCAACTTAAATCTCATTATCTCTATATGGCAGCTCATGAGTTTCGTAATCCCCTAACTACTATTCAACTAGGGGCCGAAATTCTCAAACACTACAGTAATCAGATGTCAGAAGAGAAAAAACAACAACATATCCAGCGGATTGAGTCAGCGACAGAGAATTTAAACTACCTATTAGAGGATATACTAACATTAGGGAAAGCCGAAGCAGGCAAACTCGAATGCCATCCAACACCCATCGATGTGGTCAGTTTCTGTGAAGAACTGGTAGAATCTTTACAATGGAGTGTGACAGAGCAATACACCTTAAAGTTTGCAGTAGATGGTGACTCTGGTCTAGCCTATCTCGATGAACAACTGCTATGGCATTTGCTGAATAATTTGCTGACTAATGCGATTAAATATTCCCCATTAGGTGGTATAGTATCTCTAACGCTAAGTTGGAAAGATAATACTATTTGTTTCCAAATCCAAGACCACGGTATAGGCATTCCACAACCTGCCTTAGACAAGCTTTTTGAACCCTTCCAGCGAGCAAATAACGTCGGTGACATTCCCGGTACAGGTTTGGGACTAGCAATTGTTAAGCAATGTGTCGATCTGCATGGGGGTAAAATTGAAGTTAATAGCGTTGTTGGTCAAGGCACTACTTTTGTGATTACCCTACCCACCAACATTTAA
- a CDS encoding HigA family addiction module antitoxin, whose amino-acid sequence MITRRQPRHPGGLIKRQYLEPLNITITELSDILGVSRKTMSEIVNEQASITPNMALRLATALQTTPELWLNLQKKYDLWCAANESESWREITPIDLQVDLQAY is encoded by the coding sequence ATGATCACCAGAAGACAGCCTAGACACCCAGGTGGGTTAATCAAGCGCCAGTATCTCGAACCGCTAAATATAACAATTACAGAGTTATCTGATATTCTTGGTGTATCTCGTAAAACTATGTCTGAGATAGTTAACGAACAAGCAAGTATTACTCCTAACATGGCACTGCGTTTAGCTACTGCACTACAAACTACACCTGAGCTTTGGTTAAATCTGCAGAAAAAATATGATCTTTGGTGTGCTGCCAACGAATCAGAATCTTGGCGAGAGATCACACCTATTGATTTACAGGTTGATTTACAGGCGTATTAA
- a CDS encoding type II toxin-antitoxin system RelE/ParE family toxin, with protein MGIGDWGLGIGDWGLGIGDWGLGIGDWGLGIGDWGLGIGDWGLGIGVSGIDFDIIFTVNLCNPRGYNSIVIRTFKHKGIKKLFEDDDRSGIQPAHADKLLDILDRLDAATEIKDMQYPGSGLHQLQGNRKGDWSVTVTKNWRITFTFEDGDAYDVNYEDYH; from the coding sequence TTGGGGATTGGGGATTGGGGATTGGGGATTGGGGATTGGGGATTGGGGATTGGGGATTGGGGATTGGGGATTGGGGATTGGGGATTGGGGATTGGGGATTGGGGATTGGGGATTGGGGATTGGGGATTGGGGATTGGGGTTAGCGGTATTGACTTTGACATAATATTTACAGTAAACTTGTGTAACCCTAGGGGTTACAATTCTATTGTGATCAGAACATTTAAGCATAAGGGGATTAAAAAACTCTTTGAAGATGATGACAGAAGTGGTATTCAACCAGCACACGCAGATAAACTCTTAGATATACTTGACAGGCTTGACGCCGCAACCGAGATAAAAGATATGCAATACCCCGGATCTGGTCTTCACCAATTGCAAGGAAACAGAAAAGGGGACTGGTCTGTTACAGTCACCAAAAATTGGCGTATAACTTTTACATTTGAAGACGGGGATGCTTACGACGTAAATTATGAAGACTATCACTAG